One part of the Anaeromicrobium sediminis genome encodes these proteins:
- the nhaC gene encoding Na+/H+ antiporter NhaC — MELKGKRKITIGAALIPVVFLVVALFFTLKHFGGDPHIPILASAAVATIVAITHGFTWGELENGVVETIKMSMSAILILMIIGMIIGTWILAGVVPSMIYYGLQILSPGIFLVATTLICAIVSLATGSSWTTAGTVGIALIGIGQGLGIPVEIVAGAIISGAYFGDKMSPLSDTTNLAPSMAGADLFDHIRHMIFTTGPSLIIALILYGIIGMKYAGNNMDMASINAILEGIQSQFSISPLLLIPPILVIAIVILKVPAIPGLIGGTLLGGLFAAMFQGAGMTEIIGAAHYGYESATGIEAIDSLLSRGGLDSMMWTVSLILCAMAFGGIMEKAGMLHAIAEYILKFANSTGSLVLSTILTAIAINLVAGDQYLSIVIPGRMYKEIYDEKGLHPKNLSRVLEDSGTLTSPLVPWNTCGSFMWKTLGVHPFAFLPYAFLNLLNPLVSIFYGYTGITMEKVKDIEPIEQDA, encoded by the coding sequence ATGGAGTTGAAGGGCAAAAGAAAAATCACCATAGGTGCAGCATTGATACCAGTAGTATTTTTAGTCGTTGCATTATTTTTTACTTTAAAGCATTTTGGAGGAGATCCACATATTCCGATTCTTGCTTCAGCAGCTGTTGCTACAATTGTCGCAATAACGCATGGTTTTACTTGGGGAGAACTTGAAAATGGAGTAGTAGAAACAATTAAAATGTCAATGTCAGCAATCCTTATTCTAATGATAATCGGTATGATTATTGGTACTTGGATACTTGCAGGTGTAGTACCTTCTATGATTTACTATGGTTTACAAATACTATCGCCTGGTATATTCTTAGTTGCTACAACATTAATCTGTGCCATAGTTTCATTAGCTACTGGTAGTTCATGGACTACTGCTGGTACAGTTGGTATTGCCCTTATCGGTATTGGACAAGGATTAGGAATACCTGTAGAGATTGTAGCAGGAGCAATTATCTCTGGTGCATACTTCGGAGATAAAATGTCACCTCTTTCTGATACAACAAATCTTGCCCCTTCAATGGCTGGAGCAGATTTATTTGATCATATTAGACACATGATTTTCACAACTGGTCCGAGTTTAATTATCGCACTTATTTTATACGGAATAATTGGTATGAAGTACGCAGGTAATAATATGGATATGGCTTCAATCAATGCAATTCTTGAGGGAATACAAAGTCAGTTCTCCATATCTCCACTATTATTAATACCACCTATTCTTGTTATTGCTATCGTAATATTAAAAGTTCCTGCAATTCCTGGACTAATTGGTGGAACACTTCTAGGTGGTCTTTTCGCTGCTATGTTCCAAGGAGCTGGAATGACAGAGATCATAGGTGCAGCACATTATGGATATGAATCAGCAACTGGAATCGAAGCTATAGATAGCCTATTATCTCGTGGTGGATTAGATAGTATGATGTGGACAGTATCACTGATTTTATGCGCAATGGCATTTGGTGGTATTATGGAAAAAGCGGGCATGTTACATGCAATTGCTGAATATATATTAAAGTTTGCTAATAGTACAGGTTCATTAGTATTATCAACAATTCTTACTGCAATAGCTATTAACTTAGTTGCAGGAGATCAGTATTTATCAATAGTTATACCTGGTAGAATGTATAAAGAAATATACGATGAAAAGGGATTACATCCAAAGAACTTATCAAGGGTTCTTGAAGACTCGGGTACTTTAACTTCACCGTTAGTTCCTTGGAATACATGCGGTAGTTTCATGTGGAAAACGTTAGGCGTTCATCCATTTGCTTTTTTACCATATGCCTTCCTTAACTTATTAAATCCATTAGTTTCTATATTCTATGGATATACAGGAATAACTATGGAAAAGGTTAAAGATATTGAGCCAATTGAGCAGGATGCATAA
- the cotE gene encoding outer spore coat protein CotE, translated as MNDKNNYKSKMTTIITNAVCGRATQTCQTTIFICSENNVEPTQVLGCTITNAKIRGSKFEDSSDKDINIRIDGEFEIHVWYETTGDTAVSKNNGKFSEVISIESLEEAKEYHNRSISAWISKNPVSLGTMIVNKAGVPMISIQVEYELGVEVVGETGINILSYKLDDKEKDAEISLDSVSKEEFNFDDINYDDVD; from the coding sequence ATGAACGACAAGAATAACTATAAGAGCAAAATGACAACCATAATTACTAACGCAGTATGTGGTAGGGCTACTCAGACATGTCAAACTACCATATTTATATGTTCTGAAAACAATGTAGAACCTACACAAGTATTAGGCTGTACTATAACAAATGCCAAAATTCGTGGAAGTAAATTCGAAGATTCTTCCGACAAGGATATAAACATTAGAATAGATGGGGAATTTGAAATTCATGTATGGTATGAAACTACTGGAGATACAGCTGTATCCAAAAATAATGGAAAATTCTCTGAAGTAATTTCTATAGAAAGTCTTGAAGAAGCAAAAGAATATCACAATAGGAGTATCTCAGCATGGATTAGTAAAAATCCAGTTTCTCTAGGTACTATGATTGTTAATAAAGCTGGCGTACCAATGATATCAATTCAGGTTGAATATGAATTAGGAGTAGAAGTTGTTGGTGAAACTGGAATAAATATTCTTTCTTATAAGTTGGATGATAAAGAGAAAGATGCTGAAATAAGTTTAGATTCTGTCTCTAAGGAGGAATTCAACTTCGATGATATCAACTACGATGATGTCGATTAA
- a CDS encoding NAD-dependent epimerase/dehydratase family protein → MTGCAGFIGSHLSEALIDKGFRVIGIDCFTEYYDRKLKERNLSSLLSCKDFTFMEEDLMEAPLELYLKDIDYVFHQAGQPGVRGSWGAQFDIYVKNNVLATQRLLEIVKDFNIKKFIYASSSSIYGNVDTLPMKESQLPRPFSPYGMTKLAAEQLCNLYFENYGVPTVALRYFTVYGPRQRPEMAMNTFIKAILNDTCLSIYGDGNQRRDFTYIDDIVKANLLAMESSVEGEVFNVGSNRPIKLIEVIRILEKIVGKKTKMKFMPKQEGDVRDTYAHIKKIKESFGYEASVDIEKGLANQVDYIKSIL, encoded by the coding sequence GTGACTGGTTGCGCAGGTTTTATAGGCTCACATTTAAGTGAAGCACTTATTGATAAAGGCTTTAGGGTAATTGGTATAGACTGTTTTACAGAATATTATGATAGAAAATTAAAAGAAAGAAATCTATCTTCATTGTTATCTTGTAAAGATTTTACTTTTATGGAAGAAGATTTAATGGAAGCACCATTAGAATTGTATTTAAAGGATATAGATTATGTTTTTCATCAGGCGGGGCAACCAGGGGTAAGGGGAAGTTGGGGAGCTCAATTTGATATATATGTAAAAAATAATGTTCTTGCAACTCAACGACTTCTAGAAATCGTTAAAGATTTTAACATAAAGAAGTTCATATACGCCTCATCTTCTTCTATTTACGGGAATGTAGATACATTGCCTATGAAAGAGTCTCAATTACCTAGACCATTTTCTCCCTATGGTATGACTAAGTTGGCTGCAGAGCAACTCTGCAATCTTTATTTTGAAAATTATGGAGTCCCTACAGTAGCCCTAAGATATTTCACTGTATATGGACCAAGGCAAAGACCTGAAATGGCTATGAATACCTTTATTAAAGCTATACTTAACGATACTTGCTTATCAATATATGGTGATGGAAACCAGAGACGTGATTTTACCTATATAGATGATATAGTAAAAGCTAATTTATTAGCCATGGAGTCCTCAGTAGAAGGTGAAGTATTTAATGTAGGTAGTAACAGACCTATAAAATTGATTGAGGTTATTAGAATTCTAGAAAAAATAGTAGGAAAAAAGACAAAGATGAAATTTATGCCTAAACAAGAAGGGGATGTTAGAGATACCTATGCTCATATAAAAAAAATAAAAGAGTCATTTGGGTATGAGGCTTCTGTAGATATAGAAAAGGGTTTAGCTAATCAAGTAGATTATATCAAGTCAATTCTCTAA
- a CDS encoding transcription initiation factor IIE, producing MKYKEKYMGSKAECLEQLKEVFRNLINGRLEVEGEVVRIPDDKEIEYKIKYEDDPEMEGSVAIKIGWTYFEEVEEEVEEEVDFQL from the coding sequence ATGAAATATAAGGAAAAATATATGGGCTCTAAGGCAGAATGTTTAGAGCAATTAAAAGAAGTATTTAGAAATTTAATAAACGGAAGACTTGAAGTAGAAGGTGAAGTTGTAAGGATACCTGATGACAAAGAAATTGAGTACAAAATAAAGTATGAAGATGACCCAGAAATGGAAGGATCAGTAGCAATAAAAATTGGTTGGACATATTTTGAAGAAGTAGAAGAAGAAGTAGAAGAGGAAGTAGATTTCCAATTATAG
- a CDS encoding CotS family spore coat protein: MNSFMVDVKRALEKYHIEVLGIKTESYKGKKGVWWIKTPNGKKILKKQSQSTETLDFILAGVEHLMKNGVKIPEIIKTKEGTNYALVDNTCYVLSEAIDGKTLDYSSSKNIERIVGELANFHKASVGFVPPENCKVRTHLGLWIEKYEKEVEKLEKYYEMERSQSSHSEFGKIILKVYPYFYNRMETALKEFKKNSYHRWVAEVKGSGALCHQDFTAGNLIYTETGDLYVLDTDSLTIDIPLRDIRKILNKIMKRKKKWDMALVKDILGWYQKENPLKSWQWEVLKPTLTYPHLFTGIMSKYYERREKTWTEQKYLSRLKEMIKIEKSLDPIIDNLDKIRPL; encoded by the coding sequence ATGAATTCTTTCATGGTGGATGTAAAAAGAGCTTTAGAAAAATACCATATTGAGGTATTGGGTATTAAAACTGAATCTTATAAGGGAAAAAAAGGTGTATGGTGGATAAAAACACCTAATGGCAAAAAAATACTTAAAAAACAATCTCAATCTACGGAGACATTAGACTTTATCCTGGCAGGAGTAGAACACCTTATGAAAAATGGTGTTAAAATTCCTGAAATAATCAAAACAAAGGAAGGTACTAACTATGCTCTTGTAGATAATACGTGCTATGTACTAAGTGAAGCCATTGATGGTAAAACATTAGACTATTCTAGCTCCAAAAATATTGAAAGAATAGTTGGGGAATTAGCTAATTTTCATAAGGCTTCAGTTGGTTTTGTTCCACCTGAGAATTGTAAGGTTAGAACACATTTGGGATTATGGATAGAAAAATATGAAAAGGAAGTAGAGAAGCTAGAGAAATACTATGAGATGGAACGTTCTCAAAGCAGTCATTCGGAATTCGGCAAAATTATACTTAAAGTGTATCCCTATTTTTATAATAGAATGGAAACTGCCCTTAAGGAATTTAAGAAAAATTCCTACCATAGGTGGGTTGCTGAAGTTAAAGGAAGTGGCGCATTGTGCCATCAAGACTTTACAGCAGGAAACCTTATTTATACAGAAACTGGAGATCTATATGTATTAGATACAGATTCTCTAACTATAGATATACCCCTTAGAGATATAAGAAAAATATTGAATAAGATCATGAAAAGAAAAAAGAAATGGGATATGGCCCTAGTAAAAGACATCTTAGGATGGTATCAGAAGGAAAATCCATTGAAATCTTGGCAGTGGGAAGTGCTTAAACCCACGTTAACTTATCCACACTTGTTTACAGGAATTATGAGTAAATACTACGAGAGAAGAGAAAAAACATGGACAGAACAAAAGTATTTAAGTCGATTGAAAGAGATGATAAAGATAGAAAAATCATTAGATCCTATCATAGATAATCTTGATAAGATTCGTCCTTTATAA
- a CDS encoding CotS family spore coat protein translates to MKQKGNVKDLTQLAHEVLLRYDIVPDRLKIIQNNGLKTLWKFTYNNETKCLKRLKHSKEKSLFRVNSQIHVYNKGGKVAKVYLNIGHEPITEYNGQLFVLYEWIEGRDLNFSKPSDLCIALEGLGSFHVYSKGYKAAENVEISSKLGRWPDQYESMKKRMLKWKEEAKQNSNKGPYNTYLKHIDSIIEIADLALNNLEQSSYDKLTNTELQESCLCHQDYGEGNVILSGKDLYVIDLDGVTYDLPIRDLRKIIGKRMEKRGEWNKETIEKILKCYEKSNKLTPEEKELLKIDLLFPHWFFATVKNLFKKNKSVSSGKISAIAKLEKSKLNVLKKMF, encoded by the coding sequence GTGAAACAAAAAGGTAATGTAAAGGATTTAACTCAGTTAGCTCATGAAGTGCTATTAAGATATGATATTGTACCAGATAGATTGAAAATAATCCAAAATAACGGCTTGAAAACCTTATGGAAATTTACTTATAATAATGAAACTAAGTGTCTTAAACGTTTAAAGCATTCTAAGGAAAAATCATTATTCAGAGTAAACTCTCAAATTCACGTTTATAACAAGGGTGGTAAGGTAGCAAAGGTATATTTAAATATAGGTCATGAACCTATTACAGAGTATAATGGGCAATTATTTGTGCTTTATGAATGGATAGAAGGTAGAGATTTGAATTTTAGTAAACCATCGGATTTATGTATAGCATTAGAAGGTTTAGGAAGTTTTCATGTATATTCAAAGGGATATAAAGCAGCAGAAAATGTTGAAATATCTTCTAAACTTGGTAGATGGCCTGATCAATATGAATCAATGAAAAAAAGAATGCTTAAGTGGAAAGAAGAGGCTAAGCAAAACTCTAATAAGGGTCCATATAATACCTATCTGAAACATATTGATTCAATAATTGAAATTGCTGATTTAGCCCTTAATAATTTGGAGCAATCGTCCTACGATAAATTAACTAATACAGAACTTCAAGAGTCGTGTTTATGCCATCAAGACTATGGTGAGGGCAACGTAATTCTATCTGGAAAAGATTTATATGTAATAGATTTAGACGGGGTAACTTACGATTTACCCATTAGAGATCTAAGAAAAATTATCGGCAAACGCATGGAAAAAAGAGGAGAATGGAATAAGGAGACTATAGAAAAAATATTGAAATGCTATGAAAAAAGTAATAAATTGACTCCAGAGGAGAAAGAACTGTTAAAAATAGATTTGCTATTTCCCCATTGGTTTTTTGCAACAGTAAAGAATCTGTTTAAGAAAAATAAATCCGTAAGTTCTGGAAAAATATCCGCAATTGCTAAGTTAGAAAAAAGTAAACTTAATGTTCTAAAAAAAATGTTTTAA
- a CDS encoding glycosyltransferase family 4 protein has translation MKIALICTEKLPVPPILGGAIQIYIDAILPTLAKYHEITLFSLGNSKLPSREKRGNIRHVRIKGKTADQYINNIKKELLNEFKDEFDLIQVFNRPLWVLRLSSAAPNSAFSLSLHNEMFVAKKIDPDRAKRCIDRVSFMPTVSKFIADGVTDMYPSAKGKMNVVYSAVDGEKMKPIWHEDVLKEREKMRKQYGLEGRKVIAYIGRLSKKKGTHILLKAMKEVMETHPDTALLFVGSKWYGKNETDDYIKKLQTFSKTLNGPVIFTGFLTPKEIPKYYNMGDIFVCASQWQEPLARVHYEAMGAGLPIITTDRGGNAEVMEENINGLLLKEYNNPQAMAEKIIYLLENEDAALRMGKMGRKFALEKYNWDRVASQLLDLFKTI, from the coding sequence GTGAAGATTGCTTTAATTTGTACTGAAAAGCTTCCAGTTCCTCCTATTTTAGGAGGAGCAATACAAATATATATTGATGCTATTTTACCAACTTTGGCAAAATATCATGAAATAACTTTATTTAGTTTAGGAAATAGTAAATTACCTTCAAGGGAGAAACGTGGCAATATTAGGCATGTAAGGATTAAGGGTAAAACTGCAGATCAGTATATTAATAATATAAAAAAAGAACTTTTGAATGAGTTTAAAGATGAATTTGATTTGATTCAAGTATTTAACAGACCCCTTTGGGTACTTAGATTAAGCAGTGCTGCACCTAATAGTGCTTTTAGTTTAAGCCTTCATAACGAAATGTTTGTAGCTAAAAAAATTGATCCTGACAGAGCAAAGAGGTGTATTGATAGAGTTAGTTTTATGCCTACGGTGAGTAAGTTTATTGCTGACGGTGTGACTGACATGTATCCTTCAGCTAAAGGTAAAATGAATGTTGTATACTCGGCTGTGGACGGAGAAAAAATGAAACCCATATGGCATGAAGATGTGTTAAAGGAAAGAGAGAAGATGAGAAAACAATATGGGCTAGAAGGCCGGAAGGTAATAGCTTATATTGGTAGATTGAGCAAGAAAAAAGGGACACACATTTTGTTAAAGGCAATGAAGGAAGTGATGGAAACCCATCCTGACACCGCATTATTATTTGTGGGTAGTAAATGGTATGGAAAAAATGAAACAGATGATTATATAAAGAAATTACAAACTTTCTCCAAGACTTTAAATGGACCTGTCATATTTACAGGCTTTCTAACACCTAAGGAAATTCCTAAATATTACAATATGGGAGACATATTTGTGTGTGCATCCCAATGGCAAGAACCCCTTGCAAGAGTCCACTATGAAGCAATGGGAGCTGGACTTCCTATTATAACTACTGACCGAGGAGGAAATGCTGAGGTTATGGAAGAAAATATTAATGGACTTTTGCTTAAAGAATATAATAATCCTCAAGCAATGGCAGAGAAAATTATTTATCTCTTAGAAAATGAAGATGCTGCACTAAGAATGGGAAAAATGGGTAGAAAGTTTGCTTTAGAAAAATATAATTGGGATAGAGTAGCATCGCAGCTTTTAGACCTTTTTAAAACTATCTAG
- a CDS encoding UDP-glucose dehydrogenase family protein, with product MNICVIGAGYVGLITSLCFAKQGNRVICVDKDIEKVDKLNKGIPTIFEENLEELLNECLTSKTIFFTKDIHQTIRDSDVIFIAVGTPEMDNWDVDISQVTEVINQISYSINDYKIIVNKSTVPVGTQKYVKELLIRNGVSKDKFDIVSNPEFLREGKAIYDFLNGDRIVIGYDSEKAKMVMEKLYSTFNTKVVFTQPEAAELIKYASNAFLATKISFINEIANLCNKVGANIETVAYAIGLDKRISPEFLKAGIGYGGSCFPKDTKALVKIGEKNECDFKIVNSAIKVNEEQRLLPVKVLLDKYKSLKGKVITILGLTFKAGTNDIRESPSLFIIEELLKQGTIIKAYDSEASPEIKQIFPNIIYCHSLYDSLIDSHCAVICTDWEEFSTIDLSMLKKKMKNPMIIDGRNLLDLEEVKKNNLQYYSVGRGNWINY from the coding sequence GTGAATATATGTGTTATAGGTGCTGGATATGTGGGGTTAATCACATCCCTATGCTTTGCAAAACAAGGAAACAGAGTGATCTGTGTTGATAAGGATATAGAGAAGGTTGATAAATTAAACAAAGGTATTCCCACCATATTTGAAGAAAATCTGGAAGAGTTACTTAATGAATGTTTAACTTCTAAAACTATTTTCTTCACAAAGGATATTCATCAGACCATAAGGGATTCTGATGTGATTTTTATTGCCGTAGGAACACCTGAAATGGATAATTGGGATGTTGACATTAGTCAAGTTACTGAAGTAATTAATCAAATTTCTTATTCTATTAATGACTACAAAATAATAGTGAATAAAAGCACTGTACCAGTAGGTACCCAAAAATATGTAAAAGAGCTACTTATAAGGAATGGAGTTTCTAAAGATAAATTTGACATTGTCTCTAATCCTGAATTTTTAAGGGAAGGGAAGGCTATATATGATTTCTTAAATGGGGACAGAATCGTCATAGGCTATGATAGCGAAAAAGCTAAAATGGTAATGGAAAAACTATATAGCACATTTAATACAAAGGTTGTTTTTACTCAACCAGAAGCAGCCGAATTAATAAAATATGCTTCAAATGCTTTCTTGGCAACAAAAATTTCTTTTATAAACGAAATAGCAAATTTGTGTAATAAAGTTGGTGCAAATATCGAAACTGTTGCTTATGCTATTGGATTAGATAAAAGGATCTCACCAGAATTTCTGAAAGCTGGAATTGGATATGGGGGCTCTTGTTTTCCTAAGGATACAAAGGCCTTAGTAAAAATTGGAGAGAAGAACGAATGTGACTTTAAAATCGTTAATAGTGCCATTAAAGTAAATGAGGAGCAGAGATTACTCCCAGTAAAAGTATTATTAGATAAATATAAAAGCTTAAAGGGTAAAGTTATAACAATATTAGGCCTTACCTTTAAGGCTGGTACCAACGATATTAGAGAATCTCCATCTCTGTTTATAATTGAAGAATTATTGAAACAAGGGACAATAATTAAAGCATATGATTCAGAGGCTTCCCCTGAAATTAAACAGATTTTTCCTAATATAATTTATTGCCATAGTCTATATGATAGCTTAATAGATTCCCACTGTGCTGTTATATGTACAGATTGGGAGGAGTTTTCAACAATAGACTTATCAATGCTTAAGAAAAAGATGAAAAATCCAATGATTATAGATGGTAGAAATCTTTTAGATTTAGAAGAGGTTAAGAAAAACAATTTACAGTATTATTCTGTTGGAAGAGGAAATTGGATAAACTATTAG
- the cotE gene encoding outer spore coat protein CotE, whose amino-acid sequence MNGKNNHESKMTTIITNAVCGRATQTCQTTIFISSENNVEPTQVLGCSIKNAKIRGSKFVDSSNKNINIRVYGEFEIHAWYETTGDTAVSKSKGKFSEVICIESLEEPTEYGNKSILAWVNKNPVSLGTMIVNKAGVPTISIQVEYELGVEVVGETRVNILSYKLDNKEKDVEMILDSVPKEEFNFNDINYDDVD is encoded by the coding sequence ATGAACGGTAAGAATAACCATGAGAGCAAAATGACAACCATAATTACTAACGCAGTATGTGGTAGAGCGACTCAGACATGTCAAACTACCATATTTATATCTTCTGAAAACAATGTAGAACCTACACAAGTATTAGGCTGTAGTATAAAAAATGCTAAAATCCGCGGAAGTAAATTTGTAGATTCTTCTAATAAGAACATAAACATTAGAGTGTATGGTGAGTTCGAAATTCATGCATGGTATGAAACTACTGGAGATACAGCCGTATCCAAAAGCAAAGGAAAATTTTCTGAAGTAATATGTATAGAAAGCCTTGAAGAGCCAACAGAATATGGCAATAAAAGTATCTTAGCATGGGTTAATAAAAATCCAGTTTCTCTAGGAACTATGATTGTTAATAAAGCGGGAGTACCAACGATATCAATCCAGGTCGAGTATGAATTAGGAGTAGAAGTTGTTGGTGAAACTAGAGTAAACATTCTTTCTTATAAGTTGGATAATAAAGAGAAAGATGTAGAAATGATTTTGGATTCTGTTCCTAAGGAGGAATTCAACTTCAATGATATCAACTACGATGATGTGGATTAA
- a CDS encoding transcription initiation factor IIE, producing MRCREKFSGSKAECFEQLKGVFKNLINGRLVIEGETVKIPSDKEIEYKVKYEDDPETEGAVSIKIGWSYVEEIEDEEEDEEEEDEEEEDEEEEDED from the coding sequence ATGAGATGTAGAGAAAAATTTAGCGGTTCTAAGGCAGAATGTTTTGAGCAATTAAAAGGTGTATTCAAAAATTTAATAAATGGAAGACTTGTAATAGAAGGTGAAACTGTAAAGATACCTAGTGACAAAGAAATTGAATATAAAGTAAAATATGAAGACGATCCAGAAACGGAAGGAGCAGTATCAATAAAAATTGGTTGGTCATATGTTGAAGAAATAGAAGACGAAGAAGAAGACGAAGAAGAGGAAGACGAAGAAGAGGAAGACGAAGAAGAGGAAGACGAAGACTAA
- a CDS encoding GerAB/ArcD/ProY family transporter, with product MNKEVLSDWDGISLIVLFIIGSGSVTISGLEAKQDVWLAVIISIVIALPLISIYARLQYIFPSKDLFDIIEICFGEFIGKVIIIFFTLHLIAIEATILRHHGEFITIVGLNKTPIIIIIICFSILSAYVAKNGIVILGRWGKFFILIVIFLTFIMLCLLIPNMNINNVYPVLSNGINPILQGTFKILVFPFSQIIVFSTIFSNFKRKKSPYKMYLLGLLLGGVIIFVTSLSVILVTGVNEASSSYFSTYTAVLRTDIRVLERIEVLSSVLFALGGFVKISVHLIAICIGISKVLDYTDYRLIILPITLILINITYLTWDSTMDFFEFDRTVMPYISFINRVILPIIIFIIAEINRGKLSGKIK from the coding sequence GTGAACAAAGAAGTTCTTTCTGACTGGGATGGTATATCTCTTATCGTTTTATTCATAATAGGTTCAGGTTCAGTAACCATATCAGGACTTGAAGCAAAACAAGATGTATGGTTAGCAGTTATTATTTCTATAGTTATAGCATTGCCACTAATCTCTATATATGCTAGACTTCAATATATTTTCCCAAGCAAAGATTTATTTGATATTATTGAAATTTGTTTTGGTGAGTTTATTGGAAAAGTAATTATAATATTTTTTACGTTGCATCTTATTGCAATTGAAGCTACTATATTAAGGCATCATGGAGAGTTTATAACCATAGTTGGTTTAAATAAAACCCCTATAATCATAATTATAATTTGCTTCTCAATTTTAAGTGCATATGTAGCCAAGAATGGAATTGTGATTTTGGGTAGATGGGGAAAATTTTTTATATTAATAGTTATTTTCCTTACATTTATTATGTTGTGCCTATTAATTCCTAATATGAATATAAATAATGTTTATCCTGTGTTATCTAATGGTATAAATCCAATTCTACAAGGAACTTTTAAGATACTTGTATTTCCTTTTTCTCAGATAATAGTATTCTCTACAATTTTTTCTAATTTCAAAAGAAAAAAATCTCCATATAAAATGTATCTTTTAGGTTTACTACTAGGAGGAGTTATCATATTTGTCACTTCTTTAAGTGTTATTTTAGTCACAGGTGTAAACGAGGCATCAAGTTCATACTTTTCCACCTATACAGCTGTTTTGAGAACAGACATTAGGGTTTTAGAAAGGATAGAAGTACTATCATCTGTTTTGTTTGCATTAGGAGGTTTTGTAAAAATCAGTGTACATTTGATAGCTATCTGTATAGGAATTAGCAAAGTTTTAGATTACACGGATTATCGATTAATAATACTTCCTATTACTTTAATATTAATTAATATAACTTACTTAACATGGGATAGTACAATGGATTTTTTTGAATTTGATAGAACAGTAATGCCCTATATTAGTTTTATAAATCGCGTAATTTTACCTATTATCATATTTATTATTGCTGAAATAAACAGAGGAAAATTATCTGGCAAAATTAAATAA